In Ischnura elegans chromosome 3, ioIscEleg1.1, whole genome shotgun sequence, the sequence tcccaaatgggaacattggacactccagtgaataaaatttcaaggttttacttttttttgagcatgtgtatttttcgaaaatatcatAAATGTGGTAAAAATTACACGTTATAATGACATCATTCTCATTATACAGtgtataaattgcatttattGATTATTCATGATACATTGAAAAACAGTGAAGATGCATCTTCTTTTCACATTCGGTGCATTGGAGGCGAGTGTTTTTTTTGGAGACTACGCATCTTCCCTGTGAAGATTTATTTAGAATGTGCCCCCCAGTTTTTCTTCGTTTCACTGAAGAGTGCGTCTTAGGTCCAGGATGAGAGATTATTTTTGGGCGTAGTCGCATGAGACTAGTCGCTACGTCGCGGAGAAACTCCAAGTGTGTTTTCGACCCTTTTCCGTGGATTTCCCTGTGCAAAAGCCACGCACTGACGACACTCATACTCAAAGCATTTGAAAAAAGATTCCACCGCCATTTCTTGCTTCGAAGTTTTGGTCGGTAGCTACCCAGAAGTTTGTCCAATACATCAACTCCCCCCattcccaaattatatttttttatcaactgcGGTTGTGTAAtttctatccttttcccttccttcctaGAAAATCTCTTTACAGAACCAAATGGCTCAGTAGTGTAGCAGTTGGACCCTAATGTAACCACTGAATTATCATTCCATCGACAGAAAAATACCACTCCATCACATAGGAAATCAAAATCCCCTCGGTGAGATTTTGCTATCACTTTTGTTGGTTTTAGCGGGCATTTGGCTATCCTTCCTTCACGAATTGTACCTGTTGCCTTTATGCTTCTATCTACGAGTTCTGCAAGCAGTGAGTGGGATGAAAAGAAATTATCGAAGTATAACTCCATTTGCTTAGGGTGCTCTACAACAGCCAAAAGATCGCATACTACCCTGCTTCCCAGCGGTccagtagaatttttttctttccctgcatATATTTGCATCGCATAGGGATATCCTGATGATGAACATAGCATCCAGATTTTGTACTCAACGAATTGGTTTTCCTTTTATAAACATTTTGCTCGAGTGATGGCCGTAATATGGAACCATAGATTCGTCAAGGCTTAGTTCCTTATGGAAGATTCCAAATTGCACGACGTTTTTTCCCAACTCTCTATACAAAGGAGAAATTTTTCCTAATTAGTCACCCTTTTGCAACATGTTGTTATCGGACAAGTGAAAGTATCTTTTTATGTCTTTGAAACGATTCCTGGGCATCACTGATGGAATAATTGGAATCGACATATCCTCTGCAGAACACCAATACAAATTTTCTTGGGGGACTGTGTGGTATCCACTGAACAAAAGTATTCCGAAGAACTGAGCAATCTCTTCCCACGTAACATCAAGAGATGAGCCTTTTTGTTGGGCATAAAGAGAGGACATGTTTGCAACATGACTCAAGTACTGCTGTGGTAAATACTTGAAGAAGAGTTCAATCGGTTCCAAGGCAACCAGTTCCTCCAGATGATTATCTAGCCCCCGCATTGGTTCTGAcggaatttctttttcaaattgattCAGCTTCTTCCAAACATTGCCTGTGAATGATACAATCATTCAATTACTTCGTGGCTTAGGAATATATAAATTGAACAAAATGAAAAGTTTGGAAGTCTTAAAAGATGctgaattgtaattttaaaaagaacataattccgCAACGAagtaagaggaaaaattattttactgaccTTTTCCCATAGTAATGCTTTTCTGTTTTACTCCTTTCCTTCTAGACAGActgtctttctctttctctccatcatcATCTCTGTTTGGTAGAGTGAGGCTGATTTTCCCACACGTGTCAGCCGGAATAATTTCCCCTAGATCATTTTCATTGACATCTTCTTCATCCGTCAAACGGTGGTCCTCTTCAGGGGGAAGCTGGCACAACTCGTATTCCGACAGTTCATCGTCACTTAGAACGTCTAAATATTCGACTACTTCTTTCAAAGTAAGAAACTCCTTTGAGCTCATTTTATCAGAAGTGTCTAAGAAAGGTATGTTCTTCAAAAATTGTAATCACAAAACCAACACTCAGAATGACTCAACAGAAGAGCACACACTGGACATCGCAACCTGAAGGAACAAGGCACATCGAAGAACTAACCTCAATCAAGCATTTAGAAGAAGACTGTTCCAACTCACTCGGGTTGACCGGATCTATTtcaaccacaatgtccagcaAGAAACTATAATGTATTCATATAGCTGCAAGCAGCCTGAGGTGGCGTATTCAGATATAATTAGTCCAAAGAAGCGACAATGTTTCAAAACTCCTTTGTAtgggacgaaaaaaataaaaccacaagaGTTTAGGGATATCTCATCGGAGGCAAAAAAGAGCAACTGACTTAGATATGCcgacagtccaatgttcccaaatgggaacacacctcaaaattttgttattgcttggtaaataaatacaaacttgacaaaaaaactaagtttaacaatgtaatttatattgatcttttgaataattGAGTATTCGTTACTTGAGAGtgagtgtagagaaaaatattggataaactccatactcactacagaggtaatgaaaatgaccaactttaaaaatgtataattaacaaCAAATGTATTTACAagtaatgcgattcactttaaaaaatacttccatactttatttacataacaaaagctataaaattaatcacagatacgaaatataattttcttgaatttttataaatctgttcccaaatgggaacattggactgtaaacggttaacGAGCCATTGAATCGTCGTACTACCCATCATTCTGTTCTCATTGGCCAAACGGTGACCCAGCAATGAATGATACATTGCCACGAAACCCGATACACGCCCTTCGTCGGGAGCGGTTGCTGGAGCAAGGCAAACGAAGAAAGGAGGAGGAGTGCACACAATGACGAACTATCTGGCCCTTTTCCTCGCCCACCAAATGGAAAGGAGGACCTCGAAGGAAGCAAAGAGGAGGGTTTTAACCACAGCAGTTCGTGATTTATCGGCCGATGGCTATCGCACTCTCTCTGCACAGAACTAATACACGTAGGAGACTCAATGGGGGATGTAGCTCCACGCCCGCCCTGGGCCAATAGGCGGTTTTGGGCTGCGAAAACTGACCCCTCCCCACCGAAAAACGGGACGAGGACACGCATGCGTATGAGCAACATATAATGGCAGTTTTCCACCAAAAAGAACCCACCTCGCCGTGACCTAGACCACATATTGATGAGGAACGATCGTGAATGGTCATATAGATAGCATGTGATGAAATTATACATCCACACTCTCCCAAAATAGGGTTGTTTTCTAtaactttttattgcctaaatcgaaatattattactcctggggtacggatttcacgcttttagatttttaaatgacgatttctatttttcgcgattaaatgaaaagtgaacattttcaagcgcgcgaaaacgcgacgggtaagtattaatgctgggaaaaaccccgtgtgacgtcattctggttcccgctgtcgccgtgtgaggtgaccttgggacgaggctttgagcgccgctgcgatgcaggctgctagcaggtagcgcttggcttaaataaggatttttaataccttatcaaaagatggaaactttccgaccataggcagttttaataggtgattattaagaaatgtttccctgagctctgtgcctcatgcatgcattggtaatctcagacaatgtaaaactcctatctactcgtatagaaactagatccctgtgacgttacgtggagtggcatcgcatgggcgccaatctcgcctttttcaaatgaggataaaattgagtATTAACagtcgtctacactgggatttctaaaaccaaataattagtatattatggatacattaatggtgtgtaacgaatctcaatcaatgcctttcgttttttttttttgatgaatgaaactaccctattctacgATTTAAACCccgcaatgaaaatatttgggagaCAAATGGCTTGTGCGCCACAGGATGCGCTTCACAAAAATCATGGGTAAAAATTAGCCATAGGGCTAACATTAAGAAAGCACTGGTCTACTTCCACACTTCTCTACTTCTACCGACACAAGTttcacataatgccattttcaaggtcttcgatgccttgaaaatggcattatggaCCGAAACCTGATTTGACAGAAATAAAGAAGAGTTTAAGAccagtgctttcattatgttaaatattaaaagtttccaccgaattacgccaaaactattttttattttatagtgacAAGACCGTTCAGTTCAATGATTCTCATTTCAACCCCAATTCTTGAGCTTAAAACCGGAATCGACACCGAAATGAATAAGAATCTTCACCGAAAGTTTTGGAGCATACCGTATTTAAAAACATTACTAGAgctaatttcacataaaataatttaattaaagaaCGTGAATTGAGGGAGTGATTGGTTCAATCGCTGGTAAGATAACTTGAtgagttattttaataatttttatgaaactgtAATCCAACTGTAATCATGAATTACTCGTGAAAATGAAGCAATATCAAATAAATATCATACATTTTTGACTCATACGTAGATTTTCATACTAACATATCCTCCGACAAAATATGTGCGGTTGAATAAGTATGTTGATACACATAAAATCAAGTTTCAAGATGGTATTCCAGACCTATAAGGCTGAATAGGGATCAAAATTTTACAGAGAGTAATAGCTCTTTAAAAGTTGAGCACGACTGAATTAACTCTCATTTGTCCCCTATTTCAATATCCTACCTCGGTGATAATACAAAAGGTTCTCTAAGGAGATTAACGGAGCCTACTAATACCTATTCTTCTATTTAACATTAGAGTACAACTTCGGAGAAAGCGATAGCACATTAAGGCAATTATCTTCTTCATTCACAATAAAGTGAGTCAGGTGAATGACTATGTATAACTTGGCTAACTGAAGGGAGGGCCTCGGCTAACTGACAGTTACTGGAACCATGGAACATCCACCGAGCTCTCTTCTGCATACTTCAGTGCTTTCTCCAATAAAAAGGAATCTCTTCGATAAATGGTCCTCAATAAGAAGTGAAACTATTCATGATTCAACTTGGTCACTTTTTTCCATCCAGCCCTCCTAATTTAAGGTTCAAAATATGCATGACTAATAAGTTGGTGCGAGGTATGCGATTCGCtgcgaaaaaaaattccttgaaaggAATTCGAAACATGATATccatatttggtgagatattccACCAGCTACGCCATCGCGTCCAAGACATATTCCTTCTATGACGCATCTAGCCACCCAATAGGAATGATTTTAAATATGACTGTCCTACAAAGcgtaaaaaataactattgttCAGCGCAATCATTCACGGATTTATGTATATTTACGATTTCATCTTTACAGGAGCCTTTATATCTACCCATGACTTGTCAGCGAATCGATTCATACGATAACCTCCCAGCAGTCGAACACGCCTCCGGATATAACAATGAGACAGTGTATGAATGACATTCAATTTCACCGCTCTCCTCTATGAGGTATCTCTGCCGACCAATAGAGGGCCAATGATCGCCTTCAGTAAAAAAACACCCGTTGAGTTACCCTCCACAAATTCATTGCATTCAGGAAATCCATTATCATTGTACAAGAAATTTAAGTGTATaagataaaaagaaaatcaaaatcatCGGTAAAACTAACAAACAGGTCACATGTAACCTATAGCTtcgaaaaaattgattaaaaaatatctcttctccatttccattctcctcGTTCGCTAAACAATGTACAATTGTTTTACAATTCTTAGATAATAAAGTAAGAGTAGATTTCTGGCACATGAGAAACGACAGAAACTCAATAACATCTATATCTTTAATAAGTAATGAATAACAGCGTAAAAGTCATAATCGTGGTCGGTATCCTAAAAAAAAGACTTAAGAGAATCACCCCAAGCTGTCATTTCTCAGCCAGTGGAATCCCATTAA encodes:
- the LOC124155219 gene encoding piggyBac transposable element-derived protein 1-like, which codes for MSSKEFLTLKEVVEYLDVLSDDELSEYELCQLPPEEDHRLTDEEDVNENDLGEIIPADTCGKISLTLPNRDDDGEKEKDSLSRRKGVKQKSITMGKGNVWKKLNQFEKEIPSEPMRGLDNHLEELVALEPIELFFKYLPQQYLSHVANMSSLYAQQKGSSLDVTWEEIAQFFGILLFSGYHTVPQENLYWCSAEDMSIPIIPSVMPRNRFKDIKRYFHLSDNNMLQKGD